Below is a window of Wenzhouxiangella sp. XN201 DNA.
GGCAACTGCAGAAAGCTGATCTTCATAAACCTGCTTCGAATCAAATAGCAACCGCCCGATCAACGTCGACTTGCCGTCGTCAACGGAACCACAGGTAATGAAGCGCAGAAGATCTTTGTCGGAGTCTTCTGCAAGGATTTTCTTAATATCTGTAACTGCCATCAGAAATAACCCTGAATCTTCTTTTCTTCCATCGACGCCCCGGAATCCTTGTCAATCGCCCTTCCCTGCCGCTCGGACTGACGCACCGAAATCGTTTCGGAGATGACGTCTAGTAGCGTCGTGGCATTCGATTCCACTGCCCCAGTCAGCGGCCAGCAACCCAGAGTACGGAATCTGACCATGCGCATTTCCGGCTTCTCGCCAGCCTCGAACGGCATCCGTGTATCGTCGTCGACCATCATTAGCATGCCATCGCGCTCCACGACCGGACGCTCGGCAGCAAAATACAGCGGAACCATGGGGATATCCTCAGCATAGATATACTGCCAGATATCCAGCTCGGTCCAGTTCGACAGAGGAAACACACGGATCGACTCGCCCTTATGAACCCGGCCGTTGTAGATATTCCACAGTTCCGGTCGTTGGCTCTTCGGATCCCAGCGATGATTGCGATCGCGGAACGAAAACACACGCTCCTTGGCCCGCGAACGTTCCTCGTCCCGCCGCGCTCCGCCAAAAGCGGCATCGAACCCGTACTTGTTGAGCGCTTGTTTGAGCGCCTGGGTCTTCATGATATCGGTGTGCACCTTCGAACCGTGGGTAAACGGTCCGACACCCTGCTCGACTCCTTCCTGGTTAATATGAACCAGAAGCTCCATACCGACTTCTTTCGCGATCTGATCGCGGAATTCGTACATCTCCCGAAACTTCCAGGTCGTATCCACATGCAATAGTGGAAACGGCGGCGGCGAAGGCCAGAATGCCTTACGCGCCAGATGCAGCATCACCGAAGAATCCTTGCCGATGGAATAGAGCATCACCGGGTTGGAAAACTCCGCCGCCACCTCGCGAATGATGTGGATGGATTCGGCCTCAAGTGCCTTCAAATGCTTATTGATCATAACCTCGTCAATACCGTCAATATACCGATGCAGGAGCGACCTGCTGGGCCTCCATGGCAGAATCTCTGGGGAACTTCCGTTGTTACAATGCGCTGATGTTAACCCAGACACCGCAGCCAATTACCGAAAAATTGACCGAAAATGGATGGATTTAAATTGAAATCTCTACTTCTCATTCTGTCCGCGGCCTGCTTCGCCTTGGTGACGGCCTGCTCGCCTGCCCCCGAGCCTGATCGGGATTCGCAATTTGCCAAGGATTGGCCAACGGATCTTGTGGTTCCGATCGAGGGGGCCACGTTCTCTCTGGTCGACAGAGACCTCCCCGGCGGCTCAGTGGAATACCGAGAAAGCCCCCACCAAGGCTTCGATTTTTCCAACGGCTATTCCGGCCGCCCCCTGTCACAAAACGAAGCAGCCGTTGCCGTCGCAGCCGGCGAGATCATTCGTATCGATCAAGAATATGCAGAGCCGGAACCCGATGTGCTCGCCTTCTGGGCCTCCATCGTCGATGCGCCTGGCCATGCCGGATCCTACGCACTCGACCGGGTACATGGTCGCCAGGTCTGGATTCGGCACGAGAAGGGTTATGTCTCCCGCTACGCCCACCTGTCCCGAGTCAATCCCGAGCTCGCGCCGGGCGACACCGTCGAGCAGGGCCAGCCGCTTGGCCTGATGGGAAATTCAGGCCTGTTGCCGAGCGAGGAGCAGCCGGACCCACCCCCGCGCCTTCACTTTGAGCTCTGGTCGCCAGACGGCTCAACCTACTTCGGGCGGGGCTTGTCACCGCTAAAGATCCATCAGCAGGTTGCCGCCTCGTTCGGTGTCACGGCCCTGC
It encodes the following:
- the cysD gene encoding sulfate adenylyltransferase subunit CysD, whose product is MINKHLKALEAESIHIIREVAAEFSNPVMLYSIGKDSSVMLHLARKAFWPSPPPFPLLHVDTTWKFREMYEFRDQIAKEVGMELLVHINQEGVEQGVGPFTHGSKVHTDIMKTQALKQALNKYGFDAAFGGARRDEERSRAKERVFSFRDRNHRWDPKSQRPELWNIYNGRVHKGESIRVFPLSNWTELDIWQYIYAEDIPMVPLYFAAERPVVERDGMLMMVDDDTRMPFEAGEKPEMRMVRFRTLGCWPLTGAVESNATTLLDVISETISVRQSERQGRAIDKDSGASMEEKKIQGYF